A genomic region of Alistipes megaguti contains the following coding sequences:
- a CDS encoding TonB family protein, whose protein sequence is MYYYDPDNRSPRRWAIVAAAVYGVLLAGSFAAVSFDFTPALEKPGDTILIDLTEPVPEEPPRPPVQVAEEPRVHDEAAPVEQVAQAAGKDEVTETPNPRALFKMNRGGADEPDNAGNPRAREGEDKASGRGPGLNPDGLDQLDKGLQGRGLVGDLPRPSYPGGKSGKVVIRVTVDARGRVTGASYEPVGSTTDAPELVAAARQAALKARFTESRAAVQGGTITYVFTLN, encoded by the coding sequence ATGTATTACTATGATCCCGATAACAGGTCCCCGCGACGGTGGGCGATTGTGGCGGCAGCGGTCTATGGCGTGCTGCTCGCGGGATCGTTCGCCGCGGTGTCGTTCGACTTCACGCCGGCGCTCGAGAAGCCGGGCGACACGATCCTGATCGACCTGACGGAGCCGGTGCCTGAGGAGCCGCCGCGGCCTCCGGTGCAGGTGGCCGAGGAGCCGCGCGTCCACGACGAGGCGGCTCCGGTGGAGCAGGTGGCCCAGGCTGCGGGCAAGGACGAGGTGACCGAGACCCCCAATCCGCGGGCGCTCTTCAAGATGAACCGCGGCGGGGCGGACGAACCCGACAATGCGGGCAATCCACGCGCCCGGGAGGGCGAGGACAAGGCTTCGGGCCGGGGTCCGGGTCTGAATCCCGACGGACTGGACCAGCTGGACAAGGGGCTCCAGGGTCGCGGACTGGTGGGCGACCTGCCGCGTCCGTCCTACCCGGGCGGTAAGAGCGGCAAGGTGGTGATCCGGGTGACGGTCGACGCGCGGGGCCGGGTCACGGGAGCCTCCTACGAACCGGTGGGTTCGACGACCGATGCTCCGGAACTGGTTGCGGCGGCGCGTCAGGCGGCCCTCAAGGCGCGCTTCACGGAGAGCCGTGCCGCGGTGCAGGGCGGAACGATAACCTATGTATTCACACTGAATTGA
- a CDS encoding biopolymer transporter ExbD: MAIKHGSKVDKSFSASSMTDLMFLLLLFLLIATTLINPNALKLMLPKSSNQLKDKAMTTVSVQDLKNGHYRYYVESNEVGSIEGVERALKARLDGQKEPTVSLHCDKTVAVDEVVKVMNIAKDNNYKLILATTPR, from the coding sequence ATGGCAATCAAACACGGTTCGAAAGTCGATAAATCGTTTTCGGCCTCGTCGATGACCGACCTGATGTTCCTGCTGCTGCTCTTCCTGCTGATCGCCACGACGCTGATCAACCCCAATGCCCTGAAGCTGATGTTGCCCAAAAGTTCGAACCAGCTCAAGGACAAGGCGATGACGACGGTTTCGGTGCAGGATCTGAAGAACGGCCACTACCGCTATTACGTCGAGAGCAACGAGGTGGGTTCGATCGAAGGGGTCGAGCGGGCACTCAAGGCGCGCCTCGACGGGCAGAAGGAGCCCACCGTATCGCTGCACTGCGACAAGACGGTGGCAGTCGACGAGGTGGTCAAGGTGATGAACATCGCCAAGGACAACAATTACAAACTGATACTGGCCACCACGCCGCGATAG
- a CDS encoding MotA/TolQ/ExbB proton channel family protein yields the protein MTTFLQAAEVVAVSEETRMGLWTLFTKGGWLMWPLLVLGGVTIFIFVERFLAIRKASVLDMNFMNRIRDYISDGKISTAVNLCKKTDTPIARMVEKGIERIGRPMSDVQTAIENVANLEVSKLENGLPFLATIAGGAPMLGFLGTVLGMVQTFMDMSAAGGTVDLALLASGMYVAMVTTVGGLIVGIPAYFGYNYLVARIEKLVFQMEANSIAFMDILNQPVQK from the coding sequence ATGACAACATTTTTGCAGGCCGCCGAGGTGGTGGCCGTAAGTGAAGAGACCCGCATGGGCTTGTGGACGCTGTTTACCAAGGGCGGCTGGCTGATGTGGCCGCTGCTGGTGCTGGGGGGAGTGACGATCTTCATCTTCGTGGAGCGCTTTCTGGCCATCCGCAAGGCCTCGGTGCTGGACATGAACTTCATGAACCGCATCCGCGACTACATTTCGGACGGCAAGATCTCGACGGCCGTCAACCTGTGCAAGAAGACCGACACGCCGATCGCCCGCATGGTCGAGAAGGGCATCGAGCGCATCGGACGTCCGATGAGCGACGTGCAGACGGCCATCGAGAATGTGGCCAATCTCGAGGTTTCGAAGCTCGAAAACGGGCTTCCGTTCCTGGCGACGATCGCCGGCGGCGCCCCGATGCTGGGCTTCCTCGGCACGGTGCTCGGCATGGTGCAGACCTTCATGGACATGTCGGCGGCGGGCGGTACGGTCGACCTGGCGCTGTTGGCCAGCGGTATGTACGTGGCCATGGTGACGACCGTCGGCGGTCTGATCGTCGGCATCCCGGCCTACTTCGGCTACAACTATCTGGTGGCCCGCATCGAGAAGCTGGTCTTCCAGATGGAGGCCAACTCGATCGCCTTCATGGACATTCTGAATCAACCCGTTCAAAAATAG
- a CDS encoding DUF1573 domain-containing protein, translating into MKRILLVLLGSLLMTGAYAAKPARAGREAPQRAGAHLRLEETSWNFGDVPRRGDDLVHEFRFVNDGERPLVLVRVITSCSCIRASFSKRPVAPADSGVIRIIYEPHKSEPGAFNKVIQIYSNSVDGRDILTVQGNSLDDEELERSRETRPKGPKPRNK; encoded by the coding sequence ATGAAACGAATTTTGCTCGTGCTGCTCGGGAGCCTCCTCATGACGGGGGCCTACGCGGCAAAACCCGCCCGTGCGGGTCGTGAGGCGCCGCAGCGAGCGGGCGCCCATCTGCGTTTGGAGGAGACGTCGTGGAATTTCGGCGACGTGCCGCGCCGGGGCGACGATCTGGTGCACGAATTCCGCTTTGTGAACGACGGCGAACGGCCGTTGGTGCTGGTGCGCGTCATCACGTCGTGTTCGTGCATCCGGGCGTCGTTCTCGAAGCGCCCCGTGGCTCCGGCCGATTCGGGGGTGATCCGCATCATCTACGAGCCGCACAAGAGTGAACCCGGCGCCTTCAACAAGGTGATCCAGATCTACTCCAATTCGGTCGACGGACGCGACATCCTCACCGTGCAGGGCAATTCGCTCGACGACGAGGAGCTGGAACGCAGCCGCGAGACGCGTCCGAAGGGGCCGAAACCCAGAAACAAATAA